The following are from one region of the Vulpes vulpes isolate BD-2025 chromosome 14, VulVul3, whole genome shotgun sequence genome:
- the RCCD1 gene encoding RCC1 domain-containing protein 1, producing MAEERRGSWFGFGFCGFGQAPGSGRGRQVLSPEPLQTPGSGADVRRVSASWSYTALVTRGGQVRLSGAAGGAAGGCRDAWASEALLVVLRAGPGRGAGPELQAWAPASAMRGEPLWARALGPEAEAEGAARGEPPAGAARGEPPAGAPPLLPLLPGARAYVSPRPPFCRALAPELRARRLELGAEHALLLDEAGQVFSWGQGRHGQLGHGSLEAEPEPRLLEALQGLPVAEVAAGGWHSVCVSETGDIYIWGWNESGQLALPSRSLAEDTKTIPREASGLNEDGSEVRRTARGEDGAPAPFIAIQPFPALLDLPLGADAVKASCGSRHTAVVTGTGELYTWGWGKYGQLGHKDTTSLDRPCRVEYFVDKQLQVRAVSCGPWNTYVYAVEKEGS from the exons ATGGCCGAGGAGCGCCGCGGGTCCTGGTTCGGCTTCGGTTTCTGCGGCTTCGGGCAGGCGCCGGGCTCCGGGCGCGGGCGCCAGGTGCTCAGCCCCGAGCCGCTGCAGACACCCGGCTCGGGCGCCGACGTCCGCCGCGTGAGCGCCAGTTGGAGCTACACCGCCCTCGTGACCC GTGGAGGCCAGGTCCGGCTgtcgggcgcggcgggcggcgcggcgggcggctgCAGGGACGCGTGGGCCTCGGAGGCGCTCCTCGTGGTGctgcgcgcggggccggggcgcggggccgggccggagcTGCAGGCCTGGGCGCCGGCTTCGGCGATGCGCGGGGAGCCCCTGTGGGCCCGCGCCCTGGGCCCGGAGGCCGAGGCGGAAGGCGCGGCGCGCGGCGAGCCCCCGGCGGGCGCGGCGCGCGGCGAGCCCCCGGCGGGCGCGccgcccctgctgcccctgctgcccgGCGCGCGCGCCTACGTGAGCCCGCGGCCGCCCTTCTGCCGCGCTCTGGCCCCGGAGCTGCGGGCCCGCCGGCTGGAGCTGGGCGCCGAGCACGCGCTGCTGCTGGACGAGGCGGGCCAGGTGTTctcctggggccagggcag GCACGGACAGCTGGGCCACGGGAGTCTGGAGGCCGAGCCGGAGCCGAGGCTGCTGGAGGCGCTGCAGGGCCTCCCCGTGGCAGAGGTGGCCGCCGGCGGCTGGCACTCGGTGTGTGTGAGCG agaCTGGGGATATTTATATCTGGGGCTGGAACGAATCAGGGCAGctggccctgccctccaggagcctgGCAGAGGATACAAAGACGATTCCGAGGGAAG CCAGTGGACTGAACGAAGATGGCTCTGAAGTGAGGAGAACAGCCAGGGGTGAGGATGGAGCCCCGGCCCCCTTCATAGCCATCCAGCCCTTCCCAGCTTTACTGGATCTTCCCCTGGGCGCAGATGCAGTCAAGGCCAGCTGTGGATCCCGGCACACAGCGGTGGTGACCG GAACTGGGGAGCTCTACACCTGGGGTTGGG GTAAATATGGACAGCTTGGCCACAAGGACACAACAAGCTTGGATCGGCCCTGCCGTGTGGAATACTTTGTAGACAAGCAACTCCAAGTAAGGGCTGTGAGCTGTGGGCCCTGGAACACCTACGTGTATGCTGTGGAGAAAGAGGGGAGCTGA